One stretch of Tepidibacter hydrothermalis DNA includes these proteins:
- the rpmG gene encoding 50S ribosomal protein L33, with amino-acid sequence MRVKVILACTECKQRNYNTTKNKKNNPDRIELKKYCRFCKTHTTHKETK; translated from the coding sequence ATGAGAGTTAAAGTAATTTTAGCATGTACTGAATGTAAACAAAGAAATTACAATACAACTAAGAACAAGAAGAACAACCCAGACAGAATAGAATTGAAAAAATATTGTAGATTCTGCAAAACACATACTACTCACAAAGAAACAAAATAG
- the secE gene encoding preprotein translocase subunit SecE — translation MSAQTNINSNKENTKSIGRFLKETKGELKKVHWPNKKELTKYTGVVLMTCLFMTVLVWAVDSGIGFLLKLMLNR, via the coding sequence ATGTCGGCTCAAACTAATATAAATTCGAATAAAGAAAATACTAAAAGCATAGGTAGATTCTTGAAAGAAACTAAAGGGGAACTTAAAAAAGTTCATTGGCCAAATAAAAAAGAGCTAACTAAATATACTGGAGTAGTTCTAATGACATGTCTTTTCATGACTGTATTAGTATGGGCGGTTGATTCCGGTATAGGATTCTTGTTAAAGCTTATGCTAAATAGATAA
- the nusG gene encoding transcription termination/antitermination protein NusG, with product MSELEQARWYVVHTYSGHENKVKATIEKAVKTRGMEDFILDLSVPTEEIVETKNGKTKSKQRKIFPGYVLIKMIITDESWYIVRNTKGVTGFVGPGSKPVPLSEEEVKTMGVEKTTLEIDFEVGEAITVKYGPFEGFMGNIEEINLEKEVVKVLISMFGRETPVELEFDQIEKI from the coding sequence ATGTCAGAATTGGAACAAGCTAGATGGTATGTTGTGCATACTTACTCAGGTCACGAAAATAAAGTTAAAGCCACTATTGAAAAAGCAGTTAAGACTAGAGGTATGGAAGATTTTATCCTAGATTTATCTGTTCCTACTGAAGAAATAGTAGAGACTAAGAATGGCAAGACCAAATCTAAACAAAGAAAAATATTCCCAGGATATGTTTTGATCAAAATGATCATTACTGATGAATCTTGGTATATAGTTAGAAACACTAAAGGAGTAACTGGATTCGTAGGCCCGGGATCTAAACCGGTTCCGTTATCTGAAGAAGAAGTTAAAACTATGGGTGTTGAAAAGACAACTTTAGAGATAGATTTCGAAGTTGGAGAAGCTATAACGGTTAAATATGGACCGTTTGAAGGATTTATGGGGAATATTGAAGAAATAAACCTAGAAAAAGAAGTTGTAAAAGTATTAATATCGATGTTTGGTAGAGAAACTCCAGTTGAACTGGAATTCGATCAAATAGAGAAAATATAA